Proteins encoded in a region of the Acinetobacter sp. TR3 genome:
- a CDS encoding type II toxin-antitoxin system RelE/ParE family toxin gives RTGQKKGTRELVVHPHYVVVYDITENVRILRVLHTSQHWI, from the coding sequence GCGCACTGGACAGAAAAAAGGAACAAGGGAATTAGTTGTTCATCCGCATTATGTTGTGGTGTATGACATTACTGAAAATGTACGTATTTTAAGAGTCTTACATACATCACAACATTGGATTTAG